One window of the Mycobacterium haemophilum DSM 44634 genome contains the following:
- a CDS encoding WhiB family transcriptional regulator — MTATALYNIPLGVCTQDPDRWTTTPDDEAKALCRACPRRWLCARDACELSGAEGLWAGVVIPEAGRARAFALGQLRSLAERHGYPVRESAKSA, encoded by the coding sequence ATGACCGCAACAGCTCTCTACAACATCCCGCTGGGCGTTTGCACGCAGGACCCTGACCGCTGGACAACGACTCCTGATGATGAGGCCAAAGCGTTGTGTCGTGCTTGCCCCCGTCGCTGGCTGTGTGCTCGGGACGCGTGCGAGCTGTCGGGTGCGGAAGGGCTGTGGGCGGGGGTCGTGATTCCTGAAGCCGGCCGGGCACGGGCGTTTGCGTTGGGCCAACTGCGATCTCTGGCCGAGCGCCACGGATACCCAGTGCGCGAATCCGCGAAATCGGCATAG
- a CDS encoding deazaflavin-dependent nitroreductase family protein, whose protein sequence is MSNPRPPRYLKPMNKVMMAVQKLGIATGPAMVLTVPGRTSGRPRSTPMTPFEFAGGLYVVAGYPGADWAANARVAGSGTLARGRRSRRVRITELTPEEARPVLRAFPIKVPVGVGFAKRSGMVRDGTPDEFEALAGRVAVFRFEPS, encoded by the coding sequence GGTGATGATGGCGGTGCAGAAACTCGGGATAGCAACTGGCCCGGCAATGGTGCTGACGGTGCCCGGCCGTACGTCGGGCCGGCCGCGCAGCACCCCGATGACCCCGTTCGAATTTGCCGGCGGTCTGTACGTGGTGGCTGGTTATCCCGGCGCCGACTGGGCGGCAAATGCCAGGGTTGCGGGCTCTGGAACATTGGCCCGCGGGCGCCGATCCCGGCGGGTCAGGATCACCGAACTCACCCCCGAGGAAGCGCGCCCGGTGCTGCGGGCGTTTCCGATCAAAGTTCCGGTTGGCGTGGGATTCGCTAAACGTTCGGGAATGGTGCGCGATGGGACCCCGGATGAATTCGAGGCTCTAGCGGGCCGGGTTGCCGTATTCCGATTCGAACCGAGTTAA